In a single window of the uncultured Pseudodesulfovibrio sp. genome:
- a CDS encoding DUF362 domain-containing protein: MDRRDFLKNGIVAGSALALGGVTGLWSATASAAGSDKQWDLVAVRGGEPDEMFDSAIEAYGGMGAFVPKGARVVIKPNIGWDVPPERGGNTNPRLIGRIVKHCFDAGAREVIVFDHSCDNWRQCYLNSGIEAAVREAGGKTVSADSKGYYREVEIPGGKRLNRALVHEAMLDADVFLNVPVLKDHSSSVITASMKNLMGVVWDRWYFHRNDLHQCIADIASLRKPDLTIVDAYNVMMRNGPRGVSESDVALMKAQVVSTDFVAADAAGARLYGVDPAEVRHIKLAAGMGLGSMDLKSLAINRIKLG; the protein is encoded by the coding sequence ATGGATCGTCGGGATTTTCTGAAAAACGGCATCGTCGCCGGTTCCGCCCTGGCTCTGGGCGGCGTGACCGGCCTGTGGAGCGCCACGGCATCGGCAGCCGGGTCTGACAAACAGTGGGATCTGGTGGCCGTGCGCGGCGGTGAACCGGACGAGATGTTCGACAGCGCCATCGAGGCCTACGGCGGCATGGGAGCCTTCGTGCCCAAGGGAGCCCGGGTGGTCATCAAGCCCAACATCGGCTGGGACGTTCCCCCGGAGCGGGGCGGCAACACCAACCCCAGGCTCATTGGGCGCATCGTCAAGCACTGCTTCGACGCGGGCGCCCGGGAGGTGATCGTCTTCGACCACTCCTGTGACAACTGGCGGCAGTGCTACCTGAACAGCGGCATTGAAGCGGCGGTCAGGGAGGCGGGCGGCAAGACGGTCTCGGCAGACAGCAAGGGCTATTACCGCGAGGTCGAGATTCCCGGCGGCAAGCGGCTGAACCGCGCCCTGGTCCACGAGGCCATGCTGGACGCGGACGTGTTCCTCAACGTCCCTGTGCTCAAGGACCACAGCTCGTCGGTCATCACGGCCAGCATGAAGAACTTGATGGGCGTGGTCTGGGACCGCTGGTATTTCCACCGCAACGATCTGCACCAGTGCATCGCGGACATCGCTTCCCTGCGCAAGCCTGATTTGACCATCGTGGACGCCTACAACGTGATGATGCGCAACGGCCCTCGGGGCGTATCGGAAAGCGACGTGGCCCTGATGAAGGCCCAGGTGGTCTCCACGGACTTCGTGGCCGCGGACGCGGCCGGAGCCAGGCTATACGGCGTGGACCCCGCCGAGGTCCGCCATATCAAGCTGGCCGCCGGAATGGGGCTGGGCAGCATGGACCTCAAGTCGCTGGCCATCAACCGGATCAAGCTCGGCTAG